A genomic window from Pseudonocardia broussonetiae includes:
- a CDS encoding AMP-binding protein, with translation MSHLQQSTIWDEPVIWDRLEALAREAPDRDSITFGSAPALSRRAVLDAATAAACGLARRGVGPGDRVAVMVGNLPEYVSTWLACLRLGATLVPLNTGMRGDILRHMLATCDPGVVVVEAPLRAQLYPELAATCPAARRVVVGAGPVDAAETTWADVLEDGAVPAHRGEPDAVAVVLFTSGTTGRSKGVEWTVHTALGLAKGAHAVTRYEESDTGYVTLPLFHANGLFVSLLPALLVGAHSVVDERFSARTFWPRVREVRATVTSLLGIMAPLLMSAEPSPGDRNHVLRRALVVPAPVRRAEFEARFGTTVQTFYALSDVGMPLGVLSGDAFPDGACGRELPDWECRLVDRHDRPVGPGEVGELVVRPRSPWIAASGYRGDPAATVAAWRNLWFHTGDLMTRDDDGWFHFRDRSKDAIRRSGENVSSFEVESVIETHSGVAESAVFAVASDLAEDEVMAVVVPGRPGLTADDVAAHCRRRLPHFAVPRYVELVAELPRTASQKIRKADLRRRGITALTVDVGRTTRRGDVVGARPAGTRERDS, from the coding sequence ATGTCGCACCTGCAGCAGTCGACGATCTGGGACGAGCCGGTCATCTGGGACCGGCTGGAGGCCCTGGCGCGCGAGGCGCCGGACCGGGACTCCATCACCTTCGGCTCCGCTCCCGCGCTGTCGCGGCGCGCGGTGCTCGACGCGGCGACGGCGGCGGCCTGCGGGCTGGCGCGCCGTGGTGTCGGACCGGGCGACCGCGTGGCGGTCATGGTCGGCAACCTGCCCGAGTACGTCTCGACGTGGCTGGCCTGCCTGCGCCTCGGCGCCACGCTCGTGCCGCTCAACACCGGCATGCGCGGGGACATCCTGCGGCACATGCTCGCGACCTGCGACCCGGGCGTGGTCGTCGTCGAGGCCCCGCTGCGGGCCCAGCTGTACCCGGAGCTCGCGGCGACCTGCCCGGCGGCCCGGCGCGTGGTGGTCGGAGCGGGGCCGGTCGACGCGGCGGAGACGACGTGGGCGGACGTCCTGGAGGACGGCGCCGTCCCGGCGCACCGGGGCGAGCCGGACGCGGTCGCGGTCGTCCTGTTCACCTCGGGGACGACCGGGCGGTCGAAGGGCGTCGAGTGGACGGTGCACACCGCACTGGGCCTGGCGAAGGGCGCCCACGCGGTGACCCGGTACGAGGAGAGCGACACCGGCTACGTGACGCTGCCGCTGTTCCACGCCAACGGGCTGTTCGTCAGCCTGCTGCCGGCACTGCTGGTGGGTGCCCACAGCGTCGTCGACGAGCGGTTCAGCGCCCGGACGTTCTGGCCGCGGGTGCGCGAGGTGCGGGCCACCGTCACCAGCCTGCTCGGCATCATGGCGCCGCTGCTGATGTCCGCGGAGCCGTCCCCCGGTGACCGTAACCACGTCCTGCGGCGCGCCCTCGTGGTGCCCGCGCCGGTGCGGCGCGCGGAGTTCGAGGCCCGGTTCGGCACGACCGTCCAGACCTTCTACGCGCTCAGCGACGTCGGCATGCCCCTGGGCGTGCTGTCCGGCGATGCCTTCCCCGACGGGGCGTGCGGGCGGGAGCTGCCCGACTGGGAGTGCCGCCTGGTCGACCGGCACGACCGGCCGGTCGGTCCCGGGGAGGTCGGCGAGCTGGTGGTCCGGCCCCGCTCGCCGTGGATCGCGGCGAGCGGCTACCGCGGCGACCCGGCCGCGACCGTCGCGGCCTGGCGGAACCTGTGGTTCCACACGGGCGACCTGATGACCCGGGACGACGACGGCTGGTTCCACTTCCGCGACCGGAGCAAGGACGCCATCCGGCGGTCGGGGGAGAACGTGTCGTCCTTCGAGGTGGAGTCGGTGATCGAGACCCACTCCGGGGTCGCCGAGTCGGCCGTCTTCGCGGTGGCCTCCGACCTCGCCGAGGACGAGGTGATGGCCGTGGTCGTCCCCGGCCGGCCCGGTCTCACGGCCGACGACGTCGCCGCGCACTGCCGGCGGCGCCTGCCCCACTTCGCCGTGCCCCGGTACGTGGAGCTGGTGGCGGAGCTGCCGAGGACGGCGTCGCAGAAGATCCGCAAGGCGGACCTGCGGCGCCGGGGGATCACCGCGCTGACCGTGGACGTCGGGCGCACCACGCGCCGCGGTGACGTCGTGGGCGCACGCCCGGCCGGGACGAGGGAGAGGGACTCATGA
- a CDS encoding response regulator transcription factor: protein MRVMLADDAVLFREGLARILTEIGFEVTGRTGDGDGLVDLVRRDPPDVALLDLRMPPGFADEGIEAATAIRAAAPSVGLMLLSQYVEVHHALRLMTGFDGGVGYLLKDRVSDLQVFGADLRKVAGGGTVIDPELVTRLVARRREDDPLGALTDRERAVLGLMARGHSNSAISADLHLAVKTVEAHVTSIFTKLGLAPGDREHRRVLAVLRFLRA from the coding sequence GTGCGGGTGATGCTCGCCGACGACGCCGTCCTGTTCCGCGAGGGGCTGGCCCGCATCCTCACCGAGATCGGCTTCGAGGTGACCGGCCGCACCGGCGACGGCGACGGCCTCGTCGACCTGGTGCGCCGCGACCCGCCCGACGTCGCGCTGCTCGACCTGCGGATGCCGCCGGGCTTCGCCGACGAGGGCATCGAGGCCGCGACGGCCATCCGGGCCGCGGCGCCCTCGGTCGGGCTGATGCTGCTGTCGCAGTACGTGGAGGTGCACCACGCGCTGCGGCTCATGACCGGGTTCGACGGCGGGGTCGGCTACCTGCTCAAGGACCGCGTCTCCGACCTGCAGGTCTTCGGCGCCGACCTGCGCAAGGTCGCCGGCGGCGGCACGGTGATCGACCCCGAGCTCGTCACGCGGCTCGTCGCCCGGCGCCGTGAGGACGACCCGCTGGGCGCGCTCACCGACCGGGAACGGGCCGTGCTCGGCCTGATGGCGCGCGGGCACTCCAACTCCGCCATCTCCGCCGACCTGCACCTCGCCGTCAAGACCGTCGAGGCGCACGTGACGTCGATCTTCACGAAGCTCGGCCTGGCGCCGGGCGACCGCGAGCACCGGCGGGTGCTGGCGGTCCTGCGCTTCCTGCGCGCGTAG
- a CDS encoding PucR family transcriptional regulator: MTDTHPATDDAAGPVDGGGVSALGDAGLLLAEHAEEFVGRQVTALHERFSVYRPGTRIVPESCLTSSARRNVRRAATTLREGRAPTPDEVDEAWVGRERAEQGMVAGDMMDGYRLAHRVIRDGFIELCRAEGVATPTVLEAACLLWETADAGASQVFHVRRDFELARVRLEQERAAEFLLGLLRGTTDPEHHRELVSAFGLVPEQEYLAVCALPTGGTSAEALRLQILSSSRRHGRPGLAVVDGEEVVGIVPRPPVLEDLPAVVGLGRRAPMAGIAASFQVARRVRRAAGRFGSVGVFTPDDLGLRVAIVEENGLGAMLVERYFGPLRAGGHVGSQLEETVRAYLDHGRNSVRTARVLGVHPNTLRYRLRRFEEVVAADLENPRCLAELWWACEVARLVPDDGDAADGSDRPL; this comes from the coding sequence ATGACCGACACGCACCCCGCCACCGACGACGCGGCCGGCCCTGTGGACGGGGGCGGGGTGTCCGCGCTCGGCGACGCGGGCCTGCTGCTCGCCGAGCACGCCGAGGAGTTCGTCGGCCGGCAGGTGACGGCCCTGCACGAGCGGTTCAGCGTGTACCGGCCCGGGACCCGCATCGTGCCGGAGTCGTGCCTGACCTCCTCGGCGCGGCGCAACGTCCGGCGGGCCGCCACGACGCTGCGGGAGGGCCGGGCGCCCACCCCGGACGAGGTCGACGAGGCCTGGGTGGGGCGCGAGCGGGCCGAGCAGGGGATGGTCGCCGGCGACATGATGGACGGCTACCGCCTGGCCCACCGCGTCATCCGCGACGGGTTCATCGAGCTGTGCCGCGCGGAGGGCGTCGCGACGCCGACCGTGCTGGAGGCGGCGTGCCTGCTGTGGGAGACCGCCGACGCGGGGGCGTCGCAGGTCTTCCACGTCCGGCGCGACTTCGAGCTCGCGCGGGTCCGGCTGGAGCAGGAGCGGGCGGCGGAGTTCCTGCTCGGGCTGCTGCGCGGCACGACCGACCCGGAGCACCACCGGGAGCTGGTCTCGGCGTTCGGCCTGGTGCCCGAGCAGGAGTACCTCGCGGTCTGCGCCCTGCCCACGGGCGGGACGTCCGCCGAGGCGCTCCGGCTGCAGATCCTGTCGTCGAGCCGGCGCCACGGCCGCCCCGGCCTGGCGGTGGTCGACGGCGAGGAGGTCGTCGGGATCGTGCCGCGCCCGCCCGTGCTGGAGGACCTGCCCGCCGTCGTGGGCCTCGGCAGGCGGGCGCCGATGGCGGGCATCGCGGCGTCGTTCCAGGTGGCGCGGCGGGTCCGCCGCGCGGCGGGGCGCTTCGGGTCGGTCGGGGTGTTCACGCCCGACGACCTCGGGCTGCGCGTCGCGATCGTCGAGGAGAACGGCCTCGGCGCCATGCTCGTGGAGCGGTACTTCGGCCCGCTGCGGGCCGGTGGGCACGTGGGCAGCCAGCTGGAGGAGACCGTCCGCGCCTACCTGGACCACGGGCGCAACTCGGTGCGGACGGCCCGGGTCCTCGGCGTGCACCCCAACACGCTGCGCTACCGGCTCCGCCGGTTCGAGGAGGTCGTCGCCGCGGACCTGGAGAACCCCCGCTGCCTGGCCGAGCTGTGGTGGGCCTGCGAGGTGGCGCGCCTGGTGCCCGACGACGGGGACGCCGCCGACGGCTCCGACCGGCCGTTGTGA
- a CDS encoding Hsp20/alpha crystallin family protein — translation MLMRTDPFRELDRLSHQVFGPGTWSRPAAMPMDAYRAGDQFVVAFDLPGVSPEAIELDVERNVLTVKAERRPEATGEHVEMQVAERPHGVYSRQLFLGDTLDTDHVHASYEAGVLTLRIPIAEKAKPRRISIAGAENEQREINA, via the coding sequence ATGCTGATGCGCACCGACCCGTTCCGCGAGCTGGACCGGCTCTCCCACCAGGTGTTCGGACCCGGCACCTGGTCCCGGCCCGCCGCGATGCCGATGGACGCCTACCGCGCCGGCGACCAGTTCGTGGTCGCGTTCGACCTGCCCGGGGTGTCGCCCGAGGCGATCGAGCTCGACGTCGAGCGGAACGTGCTGACCGTGAAGGCCGAGCGACGGCCCGAGGCGACCGGAGAGCACGTCGAGATGCAGGTGGCCGAGCGTCCGCACGGGGTGTACTCCCGGCAGCTGTTCCTGGGCGACACCCTCGACACCGACCACGTGCACGCCTCCTACGAGGCGGGCGTGCTGACCCTGCGGATCCCGATCGCCGAGAAGGCGAAGCCCCGCCGGATCAGCATCGCCGGCGCGGAGAACGAGCAGCGGGAGATCAACGCCTGA
- a CDS encoding GAF domain-containing sensor histidine kinase has translation MPRIPAHVSGPAIGAGVTVLVAGGSALGFQLGNLHNGLLAVAFTAVGLYVVRQRPGNREAWLFVATGVVHAAMYAARQYGLHVPALPGAGWIGWLGVWPLPLVLVLAAVTLMSFPTGRLPSPGWRPVVGALAVLGVGLSAVSALWPVEYERVPLAAPHPLDLPGAATAAAVHGWAAAIGYPAFQAVWVVCVVVRLVRARGDEVRQLRWFVYAVAATAAVMVVGLVGWGTPVPGLLAVPLVPVAAGAAILKYRLYDIDPVIVTTLVWGAMAAVVTLGYAVVVVGVGSLVGGSGTLLALLATALVAVAFEPLRLRAQRLADRIVYGSRATPYEALSRLSAQLTGPSSGLFDGLCATVAEGTGARRVVLWTGADDELRAASVWPADAPVPDDVRTLDELTVGGPAVPVAHGGRTVGALAVTTGARGSLTSGERRLLTDLAAQAGLVLELRASAQRLVAAGDEARRRMERDLHDGAQQRLVTVALELGGLVQAAEGVAAALAERAEAARQQLLTATAELRETARGLHPAVLTQDGLEAALGYLADRSAVPVRLRVAVDRRLAPAVEATAYFVVSEGLTNAARHAGARITTVTAELTADGLQLEVGDDGTGGARARPGSGLEGLADRLAALDARLVVDTGPTGTRLRTVIPCG, from the coding sequence ATGCCCCGGATCCCCGCGCACGTCTCGGGGCCGGCGATCGGCGCCGGCGTCACCGTGCTGGTGGCGGGCGGGTCCGCGCTCGGGTTCCAGCTCGGCAACCTGCACAACGGACTGCTCGCCGTCGCCTTCACCGCGGTCGGGCTCTACGTGGTCCGGCAGCGGCCCGGCAACCGCGAGGCCTGGCTGTTCGTCGCCACCGGGGTCGTCCACGCGGCGATGTACGCGGCCCGGCAGTACGGCCTCCACGTGCCCGCCCTGCCCGGCGCGGGATGGATCGGCTGGCTCGGTGTGTGGCCGCTGCCGCTGGTCCTCGTGCTGGCCGCGGTCACGCTGATGAGCTTCCCGACCGGGCGGCTGCCCTCGCCCGGCTGGCGTCCGGTCGTCGGGGCGCTGGCCGTGCTGGGGGTCGGGCTGTCGGCGGTGTCGGCGCTGTGGCCGGTCGAGTACGAGCGGGTGCCGCTGGCCGCGCCGCACCCGCTGGACCTCCCGGGCGCCGCGACCGCCGCCGCGGTCCACGGGTGGGCGGCGGCGATCGGCTACCCGGCGTTCCAGGCGGTCTGGGTGGTGTGCGTGGTCGTCCGGCTGGTCCGCGCGCGCGGCGACGAGGTGCGGCAGCTGCGGTGGTTCGTCTACGCCGTCGCGGCGACGGCGGCGGTCATGGTCGTCGGCCTGGTCGGGTGGGGGACGCCGGTGCCCGGCCTGCTGGCGGTGCCGCTGGTGCCCGTGGCCGCGGGCGCCGCCATCCTGAAGTACCGCCTCTACGACATCGACCCGGTGATCGTCACGACCCTGGTGTGGGGCGCGATGGCGGCGGTCGTGACGCTCGGGTACGCCGTCGTGGTGGTCGGGGTCGGCAGCCTGGTCGGCGGCTCGGGCACCCTGCTGGCGCTGCTCGCCACGGCGCTCGTCGCGGTGGCGTTCGAGCCGCTGCGCCTGCGGGCCCAGCGGCTGGCCGACCGCATCGTCTACGGCAGCCGCGCCACCCCCTACGAGGCCCTGTCGCGGCTGTCCGCCCAGCTGACCGGGCCGTCGAGCGGCCTGTTCGACGGGCTGTGCGCCACGGTCGCCGAGGGCACGGGCGCCCGGCGGGTCGTGCTGTGGACGGGTGCCGACGACGAGCTCCGCGCGGCGTCGGTGTGGCCGGCGGACGCCCCCGTCCCGGACGACGTGCGCACCCTCGACGAGCTGACGGTCGGCGGGCCCGCGGTGCCGGTGGCGCACGGCGGCCGGACGGTCGGGGCGCTCGCCGTGACGACGGGGGCGCGGGGCTCGCTGACGAGCGGTGAGCGCAGGCTGCTCACCGACCTGGCCGCCCAGGCCGGGCTGGTGCTGGAGCTGCGCGCGAGCGCCCAGCGGCTGGTCGCGGCCGGGGACGAGGCCCGGCGCCGGATGGAGCGCGACCTGCACGACGGGGCGCAGCAGCGGCTGGTCACGGTCGCGCTGGAGCTGGGCGGGCTCGTGCAGGCCGCGGAGGGCGTCGCCGCCGCGCTGGCCGAGCGGGCCGAGGCGGCGCGCCAGCAGCTGCTGACCGCGACCGCCGAGCTGCGCGAGACCGCGCGCGGGCTGCACCCGGCGGTGCTCACCCAGGACGGGCTCGAGGCCGCGCTCGGGTACCTGGCCGACCGGTCCGCCGTCCCGGTGCGGCTGCGCGTCGCCGTCGACCGGCGGCTGGCGCCCGCGGTGGAGGCGACGGCGTACTTCGTCGTCAGCGAGGGCCTCACGAACGCGGCCCGCCACGCCGGGGCGCGGATCACGACCGTCACCGCGGAGCTGACGGCCGACGGGCTGCAGCTGGAGGTCGGCGACGACGGGACGGGCGGGGCCCGGGCGCGGCCGGGGTCGGGCCTGGAGGGGCTCGCCGACCGCCTCGCCGCGCTCGACGCCCGGCTGGTCGTCGACACCGGGCCCACCGGCACCCGGCTGCGGACGGTGATCCCGTGCGGGTGA
- a CDS encoding MFS transporter: MAVTPPADPTNAPVAAQDARQMRRIGLSVLIGTTIEWYDFLLYGAAAALIFGPLYFPSDSAVAGTLLAFSTFAVGFAARPVGGVVLGHFGDRIGRKRMLVLSLTLMGVATFLIGLLPTYETIGVAAPILLVALRILQGFGVGGEWGGAVLTAVEHARPGRQGFFGSLPQAGAPAGLLLSTLAFLAVSQLPEDVFLGWGWRIPFLLSAMLVGVGLYVRASIAETPAFREVASTDGPERLPILTALRSYPRQIVLATLAIVSSGAYFYVVNTYALAYATASGNFTRPQILGAVLASAALCFVAIPWCGHLSERFGRRTMISAGLVAMALWIFPLLAAIDSGSLLLVVLAYLVSALCYALSYGSFATFIAELFDARVRYSAASISFQLGVLLGGALAPIVATALVARTGGAWSVAVYVAVLSAVSLGAVLLVRRSDVVALIRR, translated from the coding sequence ATGGCTGTCACACCCCCCGCGGACCCGACGAACGCCCCGGTCGCAGCGCAGGACGCGCGCCAGATGCGGCGCATCGGGCTGTCGGTGCTGATCGGCACCACCATCGAGTGGTACGACTTCCTGCTCTACGGCGCGGCCGCGGCCCTGATCTTCGGACCGCTGTACTTCCCGTCCGACAGCGCGGTCGCCGGCACCCTGCTGGCCTTCAGCACCTTCGCGGTGGGCTTCGCCGCGCGGCCCGTCGGGGGAGTGGTGCTCGGCCACTTCGGCGACCGGATCGGGCGCAAGCGGATGCTGGTGCTCTCGCTGACGCTGATGGGCGTGGCGACCTTCCTCATCGGCCTGCTGCCCACCTACGAGACGATCGGCGTCGCCGCCCCGATCCTGCTGGTCGCCCTGCGGATCCTGCAGGGCTTCGGCGTCGGCGGGGAGTGGGGCGGGGCGGTGCTGACCGCGGTCGAGCACGCCCGGCCCGGTCGGCAGGGGTTCTTCGGGAGCCTGCCGCAGGCGGGTGCGCCCGCGGGGCTGCTGCTCTCGACGCTGGCCTTCCTCGCGGTCTCGCAGCTGCCGGAGGACGTGTTCCTCGGCTGGGGCTGGCGGATCCCGTTCCTGCTCAGCGCCATGCTCGTCGGCGTCGGCCTGTACGTGCGGGCCAGCATCGCCGAGACCCCCGCGTTCCGGGAGGTCGCGTCCACCGACGGGCCGGAGCGCCTGCCGATCCTGACCGCGCTGCGCAGCTACCCGCGGCAGATCGTCCTCGCGACCCTGGCCATCGTGAGCAGCGGCGCCTACTTCTACGTCGTCAACACCTACGCCCTCGCCTACGCGACGGCCTCGGGGAACTTCACCCGGCCGCAGATCCTGGGTGCGGTGCTGGCCTCGGCCGCGCTGTGCTTCGTGGCGATCCCGTGGTGCGGCCACCTGAGCGAGCGGTTCGGGCGGCGCACGATGATCAGCGCCGGGCTGGTGGCCATGGCCCTGTGGATCTTCCCGCTGCTGGCCGCGATCGACTCGGGGAGCCTGCTCCTGGTCGTGCTCGCCTACCTGGTGAGCGCCCTGTGCTACGCGCTGTCCTACGGCTCGTTCGCCACGTTCATCGCCGAGCTCTTCGACGCCCGGGTGCGCTACAGCGCGGCGTCGATCAGCTTCCAGCTCGGCGTGCTCCTCGGCGGGGCGCTGGCGCCGATCGTCGCCACGGCGCTGGTGGCCCGGACCGGCGGGGCGTGGTCGGTCGCCGTCTACGTCGCGGTGCTCTCCGCGGTCTCCCTGGGGGCCGTGCTGCTGGTGCGGCGCTCCGACGTGGTCGCCTTGATCCGCCGGTAG